One genomic segment of Chitinophaga sancti includes these proteins:
- a CDS encoding ABC transporter permease translates to MNKIWLIIKREFTFRVRKRSFLVVTLLVPLFFAAMIVVPVLIATSANEDQRVAVIDDSHLFLNKLPDEKGIYFKFLTETAIDTFSKHYEDYGYSGVLYIPAIDIERPLGITYYSSGQPGLGIESHLNRYLNTRIEEVRMEKANIDIAQIKGFKSNINIEFRSGKEEKKGSSVIAYAVGYSSGFIIYIILMFFGMAVMRGVMEEKVNRIAEVMVSSVKPFQLMMGKIVGIAGVGLLQFSIWVVLICVLQLFIPTAVMNSAAQNNANNNVAMMEAASQLRYVMDSINWGLIISCFIFYFLGGYLFYAALFAAVGSLVNEDPTDVQGLTLPITLPIIIGIMVMIAAVQHPNSSLAFWGSIIPFTSPMVMMARIPYGVPGTVPYWQLGLSMVLLIVGFLGTTWMAGKIYRTGILMYGKKITWKEAIKWIRQ, encoded by the coding sequence ATGAATAAGATCTGGCTCATCATCAAAAGAGAGTTCACCTTCCGCGTGCGCAAGCGGTCCTTTCTCGTTGTCACCCTGTTAGTACCGCTGTTCTTTGCGGCGATGATTGTAGTGCCGGTGCTGATAGCTACGAGTGCTAACGAAGATCAGCGTGTAGCGGTGATAGATGATAGTCATTTGTTCCTGAATAAATTGCCGGATGAGAAAGGGATTTATTTTAAATTCCTGACGGAGACGGCGATTGATACTTTCAGTAAACATTACGAGGATTATGGTTATTCTGGTGTGTTGTATATTCCTGCGATTGATATTGAAAGACCATTGGGTATTACGTATTATAGTAGTGGGCAGCCGGGACTGGGAATAGAGAGTCACCTGAACAGGTATCTGAATACCCGGATTGAAGAGGTGCGGATGGAGAAGGCGAATATTGATATTGCACAGATCAAAGGATTTAAATCGAATATTAATATTGAATTCAGATCAGGAAAGGAGGAGAAGAAAGGGAGTTCAGTGATTGCATATGCGGTGGGGTATTCCAGCGGGTTTATTATTTATATTATCCTGATGTTTTTTGGGATGGCAGTGATGAGAGGTGTGATGGAAGAGAAGGTGAACCGTATTGCAGAGGTGATGGTGTCTAGTGTGAAACCGTTTCAGCTGATGATGGGGAAGATAGTGGGGATTGCAGGTGTAGGGCTGTTACAGTTTTCTATTTGGGTGGTGCTGATCTGTGTGTTGCAATTGTTTATTCCTACAGCCGTCATGAATAGTGCGGCGCAGAATAATGCGAATAATAATGTTGCGATGATGGAGGCGGCGTCACAGTTGAGATATGTGATGGATAGTATTAACTGGGGATTGATTATTTCTTGTTTTATATTTTATTTTCTGGGTGGTTATTTGTTTTATGCGGCGTTGTTTGCAGCGGTGGGGAGTTTGGTGAATGAGGATCCTACGGATGTGCAGGGACTGACATTGCCGATAACATTGCCGATTATTATTGGTATAATGGTGATGATTGCGGCGGTGCAACATCCGAATAGTTCATTGGCGTTTTGGGGAAGTATCATTCCGTTTACGTCGCCGATGGTGATGATGGCGAGGATTCCTTATGGTGTGCCGGGGACGGTGCCGTATTGGCAATTGGGGTTGTCGATGGTGTTGTTGATAGTTGGGTTTTTAGGAACGACGTGGATGGCAGGGAAGATATATAGGACGGGGATATTGATGTATGGGAAGAAGATTACGTGGAAGGAAGCGATTAAGTGGATCAGGCAATGA
- a CDS encoding ABC transporter ATP-binding protein, with the protein MGLLEVRNLHKDYASHKAVDDISFVIPEGSIFGLLGPNGAGKTTLLRMITGIFYPDQGEILFKGKPFHPDNDVHSIGYMPEERGLYKKMKVGDQALYLAQLKGMTEKEAKEKIKYWFDKFDINAWYNKKVEELSKGMQQKVQFISTIIHEPSLLILDEPFSGLDPINSNLIKQEIFDLALNGTTIIFSTHRMEQVEEICDHIILVNKGKKILDGEVKQIRHDFKQDLFRIGLGRVPNFAEVMTYHFTIVSQEESGYIVKLTEGSTTNDILAHFIRQEIPITSFQEILPSINEVFIQQVQQIEEPIN; encoded by the coding sequence ATGGGTTTGCTCGAAGTTAGAAACTTGCATAAAGATTATGCCTCGCATAAAGCTGTAGATGATATTAGTTTTGTTATCCCCGAGGGTAGCATCTTTGGGCTGCTTGGACCCAATGGCGCAGGAAAAACCACCCTGCTCCGTATGATCACCGGCATCTTTTACCCCGATCAGGGAGAAATACTTTTTAAAGGCAAACCTTTTCATCCGGATAATGACGTTCATTCCATCGGCTACATGCCGGAGGAAAGAGGGCTGTACAAAAAAATGAAGGTAGGGGATCAAGCGCTTTATCTGGCACAGCTCAAAGGCATGACGGAAAAGGAAGCCAAAGAAAAGATCAAATATTGGTTCGATAAGTTTGATATCAACGCATGGTATAATAAGAAAGTGGAAGAGTTGAGTAAAGGCATGCAACAAAAAGTGCAGTTTATTTCCACCATAATCCATGAGCCATCACTGTTAATACTGGATGAGCCCTTCTCAGGGTTAGATCCCATCAACTCCAACCTGATCAAACAGGAAATCTTTGACCTTGCTTTGAATGGTACCACGATCATCTTCTCCACCCATCGTATGGAACAGGTAGAAGAGATCTGTGACCATATTATTCTTGTGAATAAAGGAAAGAAAATCCTGGATGGAGAGGTGAAACAGATCAGGCACGATTTCAAACAAGACCTGTTCCGGATAGGATTGGGCAGAGTCCCTAACTTTGCAGAAGTAATGACTTATCATTTTACCATTGTCTCACAGGAAGAGAGCGGTTATATCGTGAAACTCACTGAGGGCAGTACAACAAATGATATTCTCGCACATTTTATCAGGCAGGAAATCCCTATAACTTCCTTCCAGGAAATACTACCTTCTATCAATGAGGTGTTTATACAACAGGTACAGCAAATAGAAGAACCAATTAATTAA
- a CDS encoding TonB-dependent receptor, which yields MKRFLSIFLFLFPYMTLFAQQSKITGKVVSGTDPLPGVTVRIKHSSQGTVTDSKGQFTLMAGTGDTLVFNHISFLTREIVANGNGMMNVSLVSASQNVNEVVVVGYGTQKKANLTGAVGVVKMEDMESRPLTNPGQALQGTVAGVYALQSSGKPGDDGAVLDIRGVGTFGDNTPLVLIDGFPGNINDVNANDIQSISVLKDAASAAIYGNRAANGVILITTKKGTAGKLRVNYTAYYGSQSPTRLPHVLNAVDYTTLYNEASVNSGGTVMYADSIIAKYAAHNDLMYPDINYFKVYYGNANIQNHRLSISGGNDNVNYAFMLGRLNQDGILVGTSYKKTDFRSNIDAYFLKNKRLRFSGKLSGNLGVKNEPTDLWNAEWYATLAPIHPLRNAAGQWVSVNGERNYYGEIKEGSTSLTKRYNFNGQVEAEYKIINGLSAQITYGYNVMTSKANAFHANVTLYNESGTTTNLVSNLNVTDETDVQSLLTSLLKYNKVLGKHEFNLLGGYSEEEFTYDWESAYRSGFVNNTQRVLNLGDPSTQTNNAGSYDLGLRSYFGRLNYVFDGKYLFEANIRRDGSSRFAKEHRWGTFPSFSAGWVISKESFMESLTWIDMLKLRASWGRLGNQNISNYYNGSDILTSGQNYSLGGSLYSGVAVTAMTNKDLTWETAQQLDFGIDMYLKKNFEITADYFDKRTKDLLLTQSIPLTMAQSAPYANAGEVQNKGIEAAITYRTTFSNGFKLRATINASHMVNKIVRMDVAEQLTSPKAIKTGAAINSFYGYKMDGIYQISDFTWQNNSDQSIPYAERNYTIKPGVVQVSNYTAQPGDIKYKDLNGDKAVDMNNDRTIIGNQFPKLTYGFNINMEYKGFDLSMFLQGVQGIQGYTYYEIATPFSGFANMGDWWLKRWTPDHPSNTLPRLTLDGARNNIHSSFYMENASYLRLKNIELGYSISPKILSRAGISSLRIYGNVQNAFTITKFKGFDPEQTVGQTRAQAFPQVRIMTMGASVNF from the coding sequence ATGAAAAGATTTCTAAGCATCTTTCTTTTCCTATTTCCGTACATGACACTTTTTGCCCAGCAATCGAAGATCACGGGCAAGGTGGTTTCCGGTACGGACCCATTACCCGGGGTAACAGTAAGGATTAAACACTCCAGCCAGGGAACAGTAACAGATAGTAAGGGTCAGTTTACCCTTATGGCAGGTACTGGTGATACCCTGGTATTCAATCATATCTCTTTTCTTACAAGGGAGATAGTGGCAAATGGCAACGGTATGATGAATGTATCGCTGGTGTCTGCCAGCCAGAATGTGAACGAAGTGGTAGTGGTAGGTTATGGTACACAGAAAAAAGCAAACCTGACAGGCGCCGTCGGCGTTGTTAAAATGGAAGACATGGAGAGCCGGCCATTAACCAATCCCGGTCAGGCATTGCAAGGTACTGTAGCAGGGGTATATGCTTTGCAAAGCTCCGGGAAGCCCGGCGATGATGGTGCTGTTCTGGATATTCGTGGGGTAGGTACATTTGGTGACAATACACCATTAGTATTAATTGATGGCTTTCCGGGTAATATAAATGATGTCAATGCCAATGACATACAATCCATATCTGTGTTAAAGGATGCCGCTTCCGCCGCTATCTATGGTAACAGGGCCGCCAACGGTGTCATCCTGATCACAACTAAAAAAGGCACCGCTGGTAAATTAAGGGTAAATTATACCGCATATTATGGTTCTCAAAGCCCTACCAGACTGCCACATGTTTTGAACGCTGTAGATTATACCACACTTTATAATGAAGCTTCTGTCAATTCCGGCGGAACGGTAATGTATGCTGACTCTATCATCGCAAAGTATGCAGCACACAATGATCTGATGTATCCGGATATCAATTATTTCAAAGTGTACTATGGCAACGCAAATATTCAAAATCACCGCTTAAGCATTTCCGGAGGAAACGATAATGTCAACTATGCATTTATGCTGGGTCGCCTGAATCAGGACGGGATCCTTGTAGGCACCAGCTACAAGAAAACGGACTTCAGATCAAATATTGATGCCTATTTCCTAAAGAATAAAAGACTCCGGTTTTCAGGAAAATTATCTGGAAACCTGGGCGTGAAAAATGAACCAACAGACCTGTGGAATGCAGAGTGGTATGCAACACTTGCGCCAATTCACCCTTTACGAAATGCCGCCGGGCAATGGGTATCTGTTAACGGAGAACGAAACTACTATGGGGAAATTAAAGAAGGTAGTACTTCACTGACCAAACGATACAATTTTAACGGCCAGGTAGAAGCTGAATATAAGATAATAAACGGCCTGAGTGCCCAAATCACTTATGGCTATAATGTAATGACTTCAAAAGCAAATGCGTTTCACGCAAATGTTACATTATATAATGAAAGCGGCACCACTACCAACCTGGTCTCCAATCTAAATGTTACCGACGAAACTGATGTTCAATCCTTGCTGACCTCCTTGTTAAAATACAACAAAGTGCTCGGTAAACATGAGTTTAACTTATTGGGCGGTTATTCTGAAGAAGAATTCACCTACGATTGGGAAAGCGCTTACCGTTCAGGATTTGTTAATAATACACAACGTGTGCTCAATCTTGGAGACCCTTCTACCCAAACGAATAATGCGGGCAGTTACGACCTTGGCTTGCGCTCCTATTTTGGCCGCCTGAATTATGTCTTTGACGGGAAGTACCTGTTTGAGGCTAACATCAGAAGAGATGGCTCTTCCAGGTTTGCAAAGGAACACCGGTGGGGAACATTCCCCTCTTTCTCCGCAGGCTGGGTAATCTCAAAAGAAAGTTTTATGGAAAGCCTGACCTGGATAGACATGCTTAAACTCCGTGCTTCCTGGGGCAGACTGGGCAACCAGAACATCAGTAATTATTACAATGGAAGCGATATCCTGACATCCGGGCAAAACTACTCCCTGGGCGGTTCATTGTATTCAGGTGTAGCTGTTACTGCTATGACCAATAAAGATCTTACCTGGGAAACAGCACAACAACTCGACTTTGGTATTGATATGTACCTGAAGAAAAACTTTGAAATCACTGCCGATTATTTCGACAAGCGAACAAAGGACTTACTACTGACCCAGTCTATACCACTAACGATGGCTCAATCTGCACCGTATGCAAATGCGGGCGAGGTGCAGAACAAGGGGATCGAAGCTGCCATCACCTATAGAACTACCTTTTCTAACGGGTTCAAATTAAGAGCAACAATCAATGCCTCTCATATGGTAAATAAGATTGTAAGAATGGATGTTGCGGAACAGCTGACTTCACCCAAAGCCATTAAGACCGGCGCAGCCATCAATTCATTCTACGGTTACAAAATGGACGGCATATACCAGATATCAGACTTTACCTGGCAAAATAACAGCGATCAGTCAATCCCTTATGCTGAACGCAACTATACAATAAAACCAGGAGTAGTACAGGTTTCCAACTACACGGCGCAACCAGGCGATATCAAGTATAAGGACCTCAATGGCGATAAGGCAGTTGACATGAATAATGACCGCACCATCATAGGAAATCAATTTCCTAAGCTTACTTATGGATTCAATATTAATATGGAATATAAAGGATTTGACCTGAGTATGTTTTTACAGGGTGTTCAGGGCATCCAGGGATATACCTATTATGAAATTGCTACTCCATTCAGCGGATTTGCAAATATGGGCGACTGGTGGCTGAAAAGATGGACACCTGATCATCCATCCAATACCTTGCCACGGCTAACCTTAGATGGTGCACGTAATAATATCCATTCTTCTTTTTACATGGAAAACGCTTCATATCTGCGCTTGAAAAATATTGAACTGGGCTACTCTATAAGCCCAAAAATCCTTTCCAGAGCAGGTATCAGTTCCCTCAGGATCTATGGAAATGTGCAAAACGCTTTTACAATTACAAAATTCAAAGGGTTTGATCCCGAGCAAACAGTTGGTCAAACCAGGGCGCAGGCTTTCCCGCAGGTCCGTATTATGACGATGGGTGCAAGTGTTAACTTTTAA